A part of Myxococcales bacterium genomic DNA contains:
- a CDS encoding patatin-like phospholipase family protein, protein MGHLNDGASRQLRRRIQQIECEIVRLLCDEPDWLDTHDSASLRWALSLARLTRIKNPDISLGHASDRYRAELYALLSEALLNGINKEKIKELLPSITVLAKKERRDLLSLFSLLTPEILDEAVRRRPLALTMSGGGGTAFVFVGALYALEESGITPSVISGSSMGAILGAYRARTKHFSFDGVDALVEKTSWGKIAQSYSGPSRFGVPATFRLYLRDVVGHEFEYEDRFMRLKDLEIPLRVCVAGLCSQSKEYDEELAAYAHAFDENPKEKSRKSKSVISLILDFAQKPLKAVYLGGDELTAEFDVLDAIGFSAAIPGIFHYDIMRNDPRMIALVSNLFAKEGIFRLIDGGFVDNLPMQEAINAVAEGICDGYDPFALALDSFSPGFNRHILFYPLMRFATENSRVGHEASDLTIFFREVLSPINLVPTKKTFQYAIDHGHREFSAHLPFIRKMVGPIPDPSWLKESLIKN, encoded by the coding sequence ATGGGACATCTAAACGATGGAGCTAGTAGGCAATTACGTCGAAGAATCCAACAAATTGAATGTGAAATTGTGCGCCTACTCTGCGATGAACCTGATTGGCTTGATACTCATGATAGCGCGTCTTTGCGGTGGGCGTTGTCGCTTGCCCGTTTAACACGAATTAAAAATCCTGACATTTCTTTAGGGCATGCCAGCGATCGTTATCGAGCTGAATTGTATGCCTTACTTTCTGAAGCATTGCTTAACGGGATCAACAAAGAAAAAATTAAAGAGCTTCTTCCGAGTATTACCGTATTGGCTAAAAAAGAGCGCAGAGATTTATTGTCGTTGTTTTCACTGCTCACTCCGGAAATTTTGGACGAAGCAGTACGAAGACGGCCTTTGGCATTGACTATGAGCGGTGGAGGAGGAACTGCATTTGTTTTTGTTGGTGCTCTTTACGCTCTTGAAGAAAGCGGCATTACTCCAAGTGTCATCAGTGGCTCATCGATGGGAGCAATATTGGGAGCATACCGAGCTCGAACCAAGCACTTTTCTTTTGATGGTGTTGATGCGCTAGTAGAGAAAACTTCATGGGGAAAAATTGCACAGAGTTATTCGGGGCCAAGCCGGTTTGGCGTACCTGCCACCTTCAGGTTATATTTGCGGGATGTAGTGGGGCACGAATTTGAATACGAAGACAGGTTCATGCGTCTTAAGGATCTTGAAATACCTTTAAGGGTATGTGTAGCAGGTCTTTGCTCTCAGTCAAAAGAATATGATGAAGAGTTGGCTGCTTATGCGCATGCGTTTGATGAAAACCCCAAAGAAAAAAGTAGGAAAAGTAAATCTGTTATTTCTCTAATTTTGGATTTCGCTCAAAAACCTCTCAAAGCTGTTTATCTTGGAGGAGATGAACTGACAGCGGAGTTTGATGTACTTGATGCCATAGGTTTTTCGGCCGCTATTCCAGGTATCTTTCATTATGACATTATGAGAAACGACCCTCGTATGATTGCTTTGGTGAGCAATCTTTTTGCTAAAGAAGGTATTTTTCGCTTAATTGATGGTGGTTTTGTCGACAATTTGCCTATGCAGGAAGCTATCAATGCTGTGGCCGAGGGGATATGCGATGGCTACGATCCATTTGCTTTGGCGCTCGATAGTTTTAGTCCAGGATTTAATCGGCATATTCTTTTTTATCCCCTGATGCGTTTTGCAACAGAAAATAGCAGAGTAGGGCATGAAGCTTCAGACTTAACTATTTTTTTTCGGGAAGTACTTTCTCCTATAAATTTGGTACCTACAAAGAAAACTTTTCAGTACGCCATTGATCATGGCCATAGGGAATTTTCGGCTCATCTCCCTTTTATTCGTAAAATGGTTGGTCCTATCCCAGATCCAAGTTGGCTTAAAGAAAGCCTGATAAAGAATTAA
- a CDS encoding Fic family protein has product MVFDFDDFDVRERFYSIEEKTEQLRMELDTLKPEEQHAFNEICAQAYIFHDSALEGLVVSGDEISSVFSTDTDAQYIRSRVLQEIRNHRKKLQEFINHAARVRHNSAVYRSAEVTIENILATHEALFASVPRKEPGQLRCQTPLHIAYFHELCEPEKIKDRLLELCEKTRDPEFRTQHPINQAVLFHFYFMQIFPFLDGCGKVGRLFMNSFLMQGGYELAIIHGSDRQQYYETLKEGPESLRLLLLDSIDAALDSRANFIKEIDLSRSTGRIFYKKTKEYERAVP; this is encoded by the coding sequence ATGGTTTTCGATTTTGATGATTTTGATGTGAGGGAGCGTTTCTACTCAATAGAAGAAAAAACCGAACAATTGCGAATGGAGTTGGATACACTCAAGCCCGAAGAACAACATGCATTTAATGAAATTTGTGCTCAAGCATATATTTTTCACGATTCAGCGCTTGAAGGTTTAGTGGTGAGCGGTGATGAAATAAGTTCTGTTTTTAGCACCGATACCGATGCTCAGTATATTCGCAGCAGGGTACTGCAGGAAATCCGTAATCATCGAAAAAAACTGCAGGAATTTATTAATCATGCGGCCAGAGTAAGGCATAACAGTGCAGTCTATCGTTCAGCTGAGGTTACCATAGAGAATATTTTGGCAACTCACGAAGCTTTATTTGCGAGCGTACCAAGAAAAGAGCCTGGCCAACTGCGTTGTCAAACTCCTCTTCATATCGCTTATTTTCATGAACTCTGTGAGCCAGAAAAGATTAAAGATCGTCTTTTAGAGCTATGTGAAAAAACCAGAGATCCTGAATTTCGTACACAGCATCCCATTAATCAGGCGGTGCTCTTTCATTTTTATTTTATGCAAATTTTTCCCTTTCTAGATGGATGTGGCAAGGTTGGGCGTCTTTTTATGAATAGTTTTCTCATGCAAGGCGGCTATGAGCTAGCGATTATTCATGGAAGTGATCGGCAGCAATACTATGAGACCCTCAAGGAAGGTCCTGAATCATTGCGACTTTTACTACTAGACAGTATTGATGCTGCACTTGATTCTCGGGCTAATTTTATTAAAGAAATCGACCTTTCCCGTTCAACTGGCCGAATTTTTTATAAAAAAACAAAAGAGTATGAGCGAGCAGTCCCTTAG
- the polA gene encoding DNA polymerase I: MTKAKLDDNTVYLIDGSGYIFRAYFAVRSLHSKKGIPTNAVYGFTTMLLKLLREHQPKLLAIAFDRKEPTFRHKIYDGYKANRPEPPKDLVPQFDLIHQVVDAFNIKRLSMAGFEADDLIGTVAKKYRDLGHEVVIVTGDKDLMQLVGDNIFLLDELRASRNGTEELINSQEVKNQLGVSPEQVIDLLALAGDTSDNIPGVAGIGKKTAVELINEFGPLEKILEMAPLIKQKSRREKIIDGHNMALLSKKLVQIDCDVDIDCSLSDLKYDGIDQKRAKELFTELDFSRLLHDKYLFSHASEHASASSKDANVDRSLYRSVCRTEELDKLLRDIAPVKKIAIDTETDNINAINAHLIGISLAWGDNNAAYIPVNHEPQAIPSQIDEAYVKEKISLLLSDPNKIFVAQNAKYDYTVLLLNGYGNLAIGGDPMLQSYLLHQDNERHNLDDLSQKYLEHKTIKYQDITKSDKTSISFAQVDLKNATEYAAEDADLALRLEKTLLSDVEKEKLSKLYFDVELPLEHVLAHMEIQGVKIDTHKLEILDRELNEQLVSLEEKAYSLAEKPFNLASPKQVGEILFDHLKLPVVKKTKTGFSTDVSVLEKLSEAHELPKILLEHRTCSKLINTYVNTLPKLINERTGRIHTSYNQFVTATGRLSSSDPNLQNIPARTAEGRRIRQAFIAEPGKVIISLDYSQVELRLLALVSQDPVLLDSFAKDEDVHRRTASEIFDVPTDEITKEQRSAAKTINFGLLYGMGVHKLASTLSISREKAKSYLEKYFIKYAGILRWKEQALAQAHKEKMVRTLFGRKRSLEELASSNKMLIARGERLAINTPIQGTAADIIKKAMIDTDKFLQTYPDVHLIMQVHDELVIEAPKKDAPIIAEKVAQIMRHGHGLDVDLKVDFAIGDNWEAAH; encoded by the coding sequence GTGACTAAAGCAAAACTCGACGATAATACCGTCTATTTGATTGATGGTTCAGGCTATATTTTTAGAGCCTATTTTGCCGTGCGCTCACTTCACTCGAAAAAAGGTATTCCTACCAACGCTGTTTATGGTTTTACCACTATGCTCTTAAAATTATTGCGGGAGCATCAACCAAAACTGCTGGCCATTGCTTTTGATCGCAAAGAGCCTACTTTTCGTCATAAAATTTATGATGGCTATAAAGCCAATCGTCCTGAACCGCCAAAGGATCTTGTCCCTCAGTTTGATTTAATTCACCAAGTTGTCGATGCCTTTAATATCAAACGCCTGAGCATGGCTGGATTTGAAGCAGACGATCTGATTGGAACAGTAGCAAAAAAATATCGCGATTTAGGGCACGAAGTAGTCATTGTGACAGGAGATAAAGATCTCATGCAGCTGGTGGGCGATAATATTTTCTTGCTCGACGAGCTAAGAGCCAGTCGCAACGGCACTGAAGAACTTATCAACAGCCAAGAAGTTAAAAATCAGCTCGGGGTTTCACCTGAACAAGTGATAGACCTACTCGCTTTGGCTGGGGATACGTCAGACAATATTCCTGGTGTTGCCGGAATCGGTAAAAAAACTGCTGTTGAACTCATCAATGAGTTTGGCCCCTTGGAAAAAATTCTCGAGATGGCTCCTCTCATAAAACAAAAATCACGTCGAGAAAAAATAATTGATGGCCATAATATGGCACTTTTATCAAAAAAACTTGTACAGATTGACTGCGACGTCGATATTGATTGTTCACTATCAGATCTCAAATACGATGGCATCGATCAAAAAAGAGCCAAAGAGCTTTTCACCGAACTTGATTTTAGTCGTTTGCTTCATGATAAGTATCTTTTTAGCCATGCAAGCGAGCATGCTTCTGCATCGTCAAAAGATGCCAACGTGGATCGCTCACTTTACCGTTCGGTATGTAGAACTGAAGAGCTCGATAAACTTCTGCGCGATATTGCGCCCGTGAAAAAAATAGCTATCGATACAGAAACCGATAATATCAATGCGATCAATGCGCACTTGATTGGGATTTCTCTTGCTTGGGGAGATAACAATGCTGCCTATATTCCTGTGAATCACGAGCCACAGGCAATACCATCACAAATTGATGAAGCCTATGTAAAAGAAAAAATATCCCTTCTTCTTTCAGATCCAAATAAAATTTTTGTGGCGCAAAATGCCAAATACGACTACACAGTGCTTTTGCTCAACGGTTATGGAAATCTTGCTATTGGCGGTGATCCAATGTTGCAAAGCTATTTGCTTCACCAAGACAATGAGCGCCACAATCTTGATGACTTGAGCCAAAAATATCTGGAACATAAAACCATAAAATACCAAGACATCACCAAGAGTGATAAGACAAGCATTTCTTTTGCCCAAGTGGATTTAAAAAATGCCACTGAATATGCGGCAGAAGATGCAGACTTAGCGCTTAGACTAGAAAAAACTTTGCTTTCTGATGTTGAAAAAGAAAAACTTTCAAAACTTTATTTTGACGTTGAGCTTCCCCTCGAGCATGTACTCGCTCACATGGAAATTCAAGGCGTTAAGATTGACACACACAAACTAGAAATTTTGGATCGTGAGCTTAATGAGCAACTCGTCTCACTTGAAGAAAAAGCATATTCACTGGCCGAAAAACCTTTTAATTTGGCAAGCCCCAAACAGGTTGGGGAAATTTTATTTGATCATCTTAAACTTCCTGTGGTCAAAAAAACCAAGACAGGATTTTCTACCGATGTTTCTGTGTTGGAAAAATTATCGGAAGCTCATGAACTGCCAAAAATTTTGCTTGAACATCGCACCTGCTCCAAACTTATCAATACCTATGTCAACACTCTTCCCAAACTTATCAATGAACGCACTGGAAGAATTCACACTTCTTACAATCAATTTGTAACTGCTACTGGTCGGCTTTCATCGAGCGACCCTAACTTGCAAAACATTCCTGCTCGCACTGCGGAAGGAAGACGCATTCGCCAAGCTTTTATTGCCGAGCCTGGTAAGGTAATTATTTCGCTCGATTATTCTCAGGTAGAACTCAGGCTCTTGGCCTTGGTAAGTCAGGATCCAGTACTGCTTGATTCTTTTGCCAAAGATGAAGACGTCCATCGACGTACCGCAAGCGAAATATTTGACGTCCCCACTGATGAGATAACAAAAGAGCAAAGAAGCGCCGCTAAAACTATCAACTTTGGTTTACTTTATGGTATGGGTGTTCATAAACTAGCAAGCACACTGTCAATCTCTCGAGAAAAAGCTAAAAGCTATTTGGAAAAATATTTCATCAAATATGCAGGCATTTTGCGTTGGAAAGAACAAGCTTTGGCCCAAGCTCATAAAGAAAAAATGGTGCGCACATTGTTTGGCAGAAAACGTTCCTTAGAGGAACTTGCTTCGAGCAACAAAATGCTCATTGCTCGAGGAGAACGTTTAGCTATCAATACTCCTATCCAAGGAACTGCTGCTGATATTATTAAGAAAGCTATGATCGATACCGATAAATTTTTACAAACCTACCCTGATGTTCATCTCATCATGCAGGTTCACGATGAGCTGGTGATAGAGGCTCCCAAAAAAGATGCGCCTATCATCGCAGAAAAAGTTGCTCAAATTATGCGACACGGACATGGATTAGATGTGGATCTTAAAGTCGACTTTGCTATTGGAGACAACTGGGAGGCAGCCCACTAA
- a CDS encoding thioredoxin family protein: MVLLKSAASLLGMSCPDFHLESVDGKNYSRDEFRDAKALLITFICNHCPYVKAIEDRLLALAREFENRSIQVVAICSNNADAYPEDSKEKLLDRWQQKNYTFPYLVDEKQDVARAFSALCTPEFYLFDQKRVLYYHGRLDDSWDDESQVSQRELAHAIEQLLDGKEAPQKQHPSMGCSIKWKE; this comes from the coding sequence ATGGTGTTACTCAAGTCTGCTGCAAGCCTCTTAGGAATGTCCTGCCCTGATTTTCATCTTGAAAGTGTTGATGGAAAAAATTATTCTCGAGACGAATTTAGGGATGCCAAAGCATTGTTGATTACTTTTATTTGTAATCACTGCCCTTACGTCAAAGCCATTGAAGATCGTCTGCTTGCCCTTGCTCGCGAGTTTGAAAACCGATCGATTCAAGTGGTTGCTATATGTTCAAATAACGCCGATGCTTATCCCGAAGACAGCAAAGAAAAACTCTTAGATCGTTGGCAGCAAAAAAATTACACCTTTCCTTATTTGGTAGATGAAAAGCAAGACGTTGCACGAGCATTCTCAGCCCTGTGCACACCTGAGTTTTATCTCTTTGATCAAAAGCGCGTGCTTTATTATCACGGTCGCTTGGATGATTCGTGGGATGATGAGAGCCAGGTTAGCCAGCGGGAACTTGCCCATGCCATCGAACAATTGCTTGACGGCAAAGAGGCTCCTCAAAAACAACATCCTTCCATGGGATGTTCTATTAAGTGGAAAGAGTAA
- a CDS encoding MATE family efflux transporter produces the protein MNTFILRKFWYGDFIKETKNIFGISFPIMFCKVGFMSMGIVDAAMLGKLGINELAASGVARSFFLPLSVFFMGILFSIDVFSSHALGANRKKDIEKIFFSGMQMALFLSALFFLLTLILSFAIPFLDFEQHIIECAKKYLFYLSFGTPFLIFNLAIQRFLLAQKIITPFIVIIVASNIVNYYLNKALIFGEYGFSASGIIGAAHATNISRIFVFAACVGLCAYYFLVIEKGLLHIKNLFAFDKKAILKMFCFGIPGGGQRVLEIALFSLLTLFSAQLTVSETAAHHVAMIILNFCHNFPLALSSTAILRIGGLIGNGQNEKAKYSGYCTIFWGTTFMIAISSTLFFMPVSVLSIFTTDPMAIISGEKIAWLLGCCLILDGFQGCAIGALRGAGDNKLSFYASIIGYYPIALVLAYLLCFYLKLGISGLWCGLLFGFAAVSFIVISHWITFKPKLILISNEGDQE, from the coding sequence ATGAATACCTTTATTCTACGAAAGTTTTGGTATGGAGATTTTATAAAAGAAACCAAAAACATATTTGGGATTTCATTTCCAATAATGTTTTGCAAAGTAGGCTTTATGAGTATGGGCATTGTAGATGCCGCAATGCTTGGAAAATTGGGTATCAACGAACTTGCTGCAAGTGGAGTAGCACGATCTTTTTTCTTACCGCTATCAGTTTTTTTTATGGGGATTTTATTTTCTATCGATGTTTTTTCATCTCATGCCTTAGGAGCAAACAGAAAAAAAGATATAGAAAAAATATTTTTTTCCGGCATGCAAATGGCTCTTTTTTTATCGGCACTATTTTTTCTACTAACGCTTATTCTCTCGTTTGCCATTCCTTTTTTAGACTTTGAGCAACACATTATAGAATGCGCAAAAAAATACTTATTTTATCTTTCCTTCGGCACTCCTTTTTTAATTTTTAATTTAGCTATTCAAAGATTCTTACTTGCGCAGAAAATAATTACCCCGTTTATCGTGATAATCGTTGCATCAAATATTGTTAACTACTATTTAAACAAAGCGCTCATCTTTGGCGAATATGGTTTTAGTGCCTCCGGAATTATAGGGGCCGCTCATGCAACAAATATTTCAAGAATATTTGTATTCGCTGCATGTGTGGGTTTATGCGCTTATTACTTTTTGGTTATCGAAAAAGGCCTCCTTCACATTAAAAATTTATTTGCCTTTGATAAAAAAGCTATTTTAAAAATGTTTTGCTTTGGCATTCCTGGGGGAGGACAAAGAGTTTTAGAGATTGCACTGTTTTCTCTACTCACTCTCTTCTCTGCCCAGCTGACGGTCTCTGAGACCGCAGCTCATCACGTTGCCATGATCATTTTAAATTTTTGCCATAATTTCCCATTGGCACTTTCCAGCACTGCCATTTTGCGCATCGGTGGATTAATCGGCAACGGACAAAATGAGAAAGCCAAATACTCAGGCTACTGCACCATATTTTGGGGCACAACATTCATGATTGCTATTTCAAGCACTCTATTTTTTATGCCTGTCTCTGTGCTCAGTATTTTCACAACAGACCCTATGGCAATTATTTCAGGCGAAAAAATTGCATGGCTATTAGGCTGCTGTCTTATTCTGGATGGTTTCCAGGGCTGTGCTATAGGAGCATTGCGAGGAGCAGGCGATAATAAGCTTTCATTTTACGCCAGTATTATCGGCTATTACCCTATAGCTTTGGTGCTCGCCTACCTACTATGCTTTTACTTGAAGCTTGGAATAAGCGGCCTTTGGTGCGGACTTTTGTTTGGCTTTGCAGCAGTTTCTTTCATAGTCATTTCGCACTGGATAACTTTTAAACCAAAGTTGATTTTAATTTCTAACGAAGGAGATCAGGAATAA
- a CDS encoding lipase family protein translates to MNLKNINFQLILSVCINLISTQSFAMNYFSSWFSDNSGPKAEENNADEQSISAKFIDDNSDYAFEGKNRIFENYSTIIEDYNPDSNPEDIHVSMTPEEIDDRLNEAFSNFEFNELSKVNSEEENNNAEEKNNNDDFISKSFFSVPKFNSQVQSSHLEDSNLNQDFMGETSEDINVLKQSFCFKNISLNIEHDVNNEIENNHNLDLFDEKLDNDFELGMENGFSNSIFENPLEQSLTDKEFASLISKEYFPEEDSSDEEFHSQQDALSAEVKIESLSSFLPTFEPSESNNDSLISFPTAKELSKSALKRIAFFQTAVYDARRESIIGSINNANNNLNVHEKIFFRVFKGMRGGKPHEAGIVFLKENRIYIVYKGTENSSDWMKNLSALNVKLTVNKYGEKSSKNALINVELHQGFTEAFLTSWINVQKAIIQVTKESGKNLNDLSFIFAGHSLGGAQATIGALAIMGYSILGQPIGQLNRITNQVKLVTFGAPKVFLTNSSKQVEELIGRDNIIRFVEKNDPVTKVPTGVILPYLHMGIEHVFSADNIKSKDNNWNNQNKNIFGKMINKVGQAVSSPLISHSNQTYFKYMNHYFRGLETSKTEPISHEYNPKIYKHNKIEDHNFMFMQSQMLNY, encoded by the coding sequence ATGAATTTAAAAAACATTAATTTTCAACTAATTTTATCTGTTTGCATCAACTTAATATCTACTCAGTCTTTTGCCATGAATTATTTCTCCAGTTGGTTTTCTGATAACTCTGGGCCAAAAGCAGAAGAAAATAATGCAGATGAACAGAGTATATCGGCCAAATTCATCGATGATAATAGTGACTATGCCTTTGAAGGTAAGAATCGAATATTTGAAAATTACTCGACAATAATTGAAGATTACAACCCAGATTCTAATCCTGAAGATATACATGTCAGCATGACTCCTGAGGAAATCGATGATAGACTAAATGAAGCTTTCAGTAATTTTGAGTTCAATGAACTTAGCAAAGTTAATTCTGAAGAGGAAAATAACAACGCTGAAGAGAAAAATAATAACGACGATTTTATATCAAAAAGTTTTTTTAGTGTGCCTAAGTTTAATTCTCAAGTACAAAGTTCTCACTTGGAAGACTCCAACTTGAACCAAGATTTTATGGGCGAAACTTCAGAAGACATAAATGTTCTAAAACAAAGTTTTTGTTTTAAAAATATTTCATTAAATATTGAGCACGATGTAAATAATGAAATCGAAAACAATCATAATCTAGATCTTTTTGATGAAAAATTAGATAACGATTTTGAACTTGGGATGGAAAACGGTTTTTCTAACTCAATTTTTGAAAATCCCTTAGAACAAAGTCTTACTGATAAAGAATTCGCATCGTTAATTTCAAAAGAATATTTTCCTGAAGAAGATTCTTCTGATGAAGAATTTCATAGTCAACAGGATGCTCTTTCTGCTGAGGTTAAAATAGAATCTTTGTCTTCATTTTTGCCAACTTTTGAGCCTAGCGAAAGCAATAATGATTCTTTAATATCATTTCCAACAGCCAAGGAGTTGAGTAAATCTGCTCTAAAAAGAATCGCTTTTTTTCAAACTGCGGTCTATGACGCAAGAAGAGAAAGCATTATCGGCAGCATTAACAATGCAAATAATAATTTGAATGTTCATGAAAAAATATTTTTTAGAGTATTTAAAGGTATGCGAGGTGGAAAACCCCATGAAGCCGGAATCGTTTTTCTCAAAGAAAACCGCATTTACATAGTTTATAAAGGGACCGAGAACAGTTCAGATTGGATGAAAAATTTGAGTGCTTTAAATGTTAAGCTAACTGTAAATAAATATGGCGAAAAATCATCAAAAAATGCCCTGATTAATGTGGAGCTCCATCAAGGTTTTACCGAAGCATTTTTGACCTCGTGGATTAATGTGCAAAAAGCCATAATTCAGGTAACCAAAGAATCGGGTAAAAACTTAAATGATTTATCATTTATTTTTGCCGGCCACAGTCTAGGCGGAGCGCAAGCTACCATCGGTGCTTTAGCAATAATGGGGTACAGTATTTTAGGGCAACCGATTGGGCAGCTCAACCGTATTACTAACCAGGTAAAGTTAGTGACTTTCGGTGCCCCAAAAGTATTCCTTACTAACTCAAGCAAACAAGTTGAAGAGCTGATTGGCCGCGACAATATCATTAGATTTGTTGAAAAAAATGACCCAGTTACCAAAGTTCCTACTGGAGTAATCTTGCCCTATTTGCACATGGGTATAGAGCATGTTTTTAGCGCTGATAATATAAAATCTAAAGATAACAATTGGAATAATCAAAATAAGAATATTTTTGGGAAAATGATTAATAAAGTTGGTCAGGCCGTGTCTAGCCCTCTAATTTCCCATAGCAACCAAACTTACTTTAAATATATGAACCATTATTTTAGAGGCCTAGAGACCTCTAAAACTGAACCAATATCACATGAATACAACCCAAAAATTTACAAACATAACAAAATTGAAGATCATAATTTTATGTTTATGCAATCACAAATGCTTAACTATTAA
- the uvrC gene encoding excinuclease ABC subunit UvrC, translating into MEKGFQYVKEKLRQLSTDAGCYLMKDYDNRIFYIGKAKNLRARLKSYFSGQDTRIFVQFLEQMLADIDIIVVRNDIEALVLERELIRKHKPRFNIMLKDDKNYALLKIKRAKDKGRKRDVFPKLEIVRKSSKDQARYFGPYPSASSLRTTVELINKYFLLRTCPDQVLENRIRPCIQYQIGRCMAPCIYQTESYQQEIENVALFLSGNIKDITERLSKKMWQFAKEDQYEAAAKVRDQLSAIKTAMTSQVVSNVNQKKHQDIIGLSRMGPQVSIVRIKIRNGTWHHSDNYNFSDQAFPSEEILQSFLEQSYEKDPDIPHEIVVPLAINDELIGLSEILEKQAGRLVHFIYPQKGKFLRLVEIANKNAQQILNDQIASNNANDRALLALQQRLNLSLKPVRIECIDISLIQGSEPYGSCVVFINGQPDKASYRTFSIKSVSGMDDFAMIHEVVSRRIKRGIADNNLPDLLLIDGGKGQLKSAIKAIEEANIIVSKDSLFVAGIAKARTQKDSQDSNSINVEHSDERLFVPNESEPIILEAHTFERYLVERIRDEAHRFALGAHRKSRSKRTLHSELLDIPGIGKKRAVTLLRHFGSVKNIKQAQASEIARLIHISEEKAHNMLKLLN; encoded by the coding sequence ATGGAAAAGGGATTTCAATACGTCAAAGAAAAACTAAGGCAGCTAAGCACAGATGCTGGCTGCTATCTCATGAAGGATTACGATAATCGTATCTTTTATATTGGCAAGGCAAAAAATCTTCGGGCCCGCCTTAAAAGTTATTTTTCGGGTCAGGATACCCGCATTTTCGTACAATTTTTAGAGCAGATGCTGGCTGATATCGATATCATTGTCGTTCGCAATGATATTGAGGCACTTGTACTTGAGCGAGAGCTGATTAGGAAACATAAGCCGCGTTTTAATATCATGCTTAAAGATGATAAAAATTACGCTCTATTAAAAATTAAGCGAGCTAAAGACAAAGGTCGCAAGCGTGATGTGTTTCCTAAATTAGAAATTGTACGAAAAAGTTCAAAAGATCAGGCTCGCTACTTTGGCCCTTATCCTTCTGCCTCAAGCTTGCGCACAACAGTTGAACTCATCAATAAATATTTTTTGCTTAGAACCTGTCCTGATCAAGTTTTAGAAAACCGCATTCGTCCTTGTATTCAATATCAAATTGGCCGTTGTATGGCCCCATGCATTTATCAAACAGAAAGCTATCAACAAGAAATTGAAAACGTGGCCCTATTTTTGAGTGGCAATATCAAAGACATCACTGAACGCCTCAGCAAAAAAATGTGGCAATTCGCCAAAGAAGATCAATATGAAGCTGCGGCAAAGGTTCGGGATCAGCTCAGCGCCATTAAAACTGCTATGACGAGCCAAGTGGTAAGCAACGTCAACCAAAAAAAGCATCAAGATATTATTGGGCTGAGCAGAATGGGGCCCCAAGTCAGCATCGTACGAATAAAAATTCGAAATGGTACATGGCACCACAGTGACAACTATAATTTCAGCGATCAGGCTTTTCCTAGCGAAGAGATCTTGCAAAGTTTTCTAGAGCAAAGCTACGAAAAAGATCCCGACATTCCTCACGAAATTGTAGTGCCTTTGGCCATCAATGATGAACTGATAGGGCTTAGTGAAATTTTAGAAAAGCAAGCAGGACGTTTGGTACATTTTATTTATCCTCAAAAAGGAAAATTTTTAAGACTGGTTGAGATAGCCAACAAAAATGCCCAGCAAATCTTAAATGATCAAATTGCAAGCAATAACGCCAATGATCGAGCTTTACTCGCATTGCAGCAGCGATTGAATTTATCCTTGAAACCGGTTCGTATTGAGTGCATTGATATTTCTTTGATTCAGGGAAGCGAGCCCTATGGTTCCTGCGTCGTTTTTATAAATGGTCAGCCTGATAAAGCGAGCTATCGCACTTTTAGCATTAAATCGGTAAGCGGCATGGATGATTTCGCCATGATTCACGAAGTTGTTTCACGCAGAATCAAACGAGGAATTGCTGATAATAATTTGCCGGATCTTTTGTTGATCGATGGAGGCAAAGGTCAACTTAAATCCGCTATCAAGGCTATCGAAGAAGCAAATATCATTGTTAGTAAAGATTCATTGTTCGTTGCAGGTATTGCTAAAGCACGAACTCAAAAAGACTCTCAAGACTCAAACTCTATAAATGTCGAACACAGCGATGAAAGACTATTCGTGCCAAATGAAAGCGAACCCATTATCTTGGAAGCTCATACTTTTGAACGCTATCTTGTTGAACGCATTCGAGATGAAGCTCATCGCTTTGCCCTAGGCGCTCACCGAAAAAGCCGTAGCAAACGCACCCTGCACAGCGAATTGCTCGATATACCAGGAATCGGGAAAAAGCGTGCTGTCACGCTATTGCGGCACTTTGGCAGCGTAAAAAATATCAAACAAGCGCAAGCATCGGAAATTGCTCGCCTTATTCACATAAGCGAAGAAAAAGCACACAACATGCTTAAGCTTTTAAACTAA